From a region of the Streptacidiphilus albus JL83 genome:
- a CDS encoding prenyltransferase/squalene oxidase repeat-containing protein, with amino-acid sequence MTAGTGPVAVPESLLLPGVLDPEQAAATVRSILAEQRPDGGIPWFTGGHLDPWDHVEAAMALDTAGEHAASEAAYRWMIDRQNPDGSWYSAYTDGEVTDRNRESNFCAYIAVGAWHHHLATGDDAFLEYLWPTVERAVGFVLGLRRADGTVAWRRAEDGSVPDEALLTGCSSVHHALRCALAIADYLEEPQPDWELAAGQLGHAVACHPERFLDKDRYSMDWYYPVLGTALRGAEAEQRIARDWDRFVVPGLGVRCVSDRPWVTGGESAELALALWAVGESDRAVEILRSIGHLRHVDGGYWTGYVFEDDAVWPEERTTWTAGALLLAVAALGGDDATSTVFGGDSLPAGLASDCCEQGDPV; translated from the coding sequence GTGACGGCGGGCACGGGTCCGGTCGCCGTCCCCGAATCGCTGCTGCTGCCCGGGGTGCTCGACCCCGAGCAGGCCGCCGCCACGGTCCGCAGCATCCTCGCCGAGCAGCGCCCCGACGGCGGCATCCCCTGGTTCACCGGTGGCCACCTCGACCCCTGGGACCACGTCGAGGCCGCCATGGCCCTCGACACCGCCGGTGAGCACGCCGCCTCCGAGGCCGCCTACCGTTGGATGATCGACCGTCAGAACCCGGACGGCTCCTGGTACTCCGCCTACACCGACGGCGAAGTGACGGACCGCAACCGGGAGTCCAACTTCTGCGCCTACATCGCGGTCGGCGCCTGGCACCACCACCTCGCCACCGGGGACGACGCCTTCCTGGAGTACCTGTGGCCGACGGTGGAGCGCGCCGTGGGCTTCGTCCTCGGGCTGCGCCGTGCCGACGGCACCGTCGCCTGGCGGCGCGCCGAGGACGGCAGCGTTCCCGACGAGGCGCTGCTCACCGGCTGCTCCAGCGTCCACCACGCGCTGCGCTGCGCCCTCGCCATCGCGGACTACCTCGAAGAGCCGCAGCCGGACTGGGAACTGGCGGCGGGTCAGCTCGGCCACGCGGTCGCCTGCCACCCGGAGCGGTTCCTCGACAAGGACCGCTACTCGATGGACTGGTACTACCCGGTCCTGGGCACCGCGCTGCGCGGCGCGGAGGCCGAGCAGCGGATCGCCCGCGACTGGGACCGCTTCGTCGTCCCCGGCCTCGGTGTCCGCTGCGTCTCCGACCGGCCCTGGGTCACCGGCGGCGAGAGCGCCGAACTCGCGCTGGCGCTCTGGGCGGTGGGCGAGTCCGACCGCGCCGTGGAGATCCTGCGCTCGATCGGCCACCTGCGCCACGTCGACGGCGGCTACTGGACCGGCTACGTCTTCGAGGACGACGCGGTCTGGCCCGAGGAGCGCACCACCTGGACGGCGGGCGCGCTGCTGCTGGCGGTCGCCGCCCTCGGCGGGGACGACGCCACCAGCACCGTCTTCGGCGGCGACAGCCTGCCGGCCGGGCTGGCCAGCGACTGCTGCGAGCAGGGCGACCCGGTGTAG
- a CDS encoding maleylpyruvate isomerase family mycothiol-dependent enzyme: MVFDADVLLDRIDDATGQLLATAAGLGDADVRRPSLLPDWSRRHVLTHLARNADGGLRLMGWARTGVAAQEYPSPAARAAEIEAGAGRRAAELLADLRDSADRFAAEYRRMPSSAWEVTVRWTRGQEHRAARIADSRLAEVLLHHVDLDAGFGCAQWPPDFVRDLLGRVVASFRARADAPAVRLLATDTGECHEPAPGDRQAPTVAGPQAELLGWLTGRSDGAGLDQRGAAALPALPPLY; encoded by the coding sequence ATGGTCTTCGACGCCGACGTGCTCCTCGACCGGATCGACGACGCCACCGGGCAGCTGCTGGCGACGGCGGCCGGACTCGGCGACGCCGACGTCCGGCGGCCCTCGCTGCTGCCCGACTGGTCGCGCAGGCACGTGCTGACGCATCTGGCCCGCAACGCCGACGGCGGCCTCCGGCTGATGGGCTGGGCGCGGACCGGGGTGGCGGCCCAGGAGTACCCGAGCCCGGCGGCCCGGGCGGCGGAGATCGAGGCCGGGGCGGGGCGGCGGGCGGCCGAGCTGCTCGCCGATCTGCGCGACAGTGCCGACCGCTTCGCCGCCGAGTACCGCCGGATGCCTTCCAGCGCCTGGGAGGTGACGGTCCGTTGGACCCGGGGGCAGGAGCACCGGGCGGCCCGGATCGCCGACTCCCGGCTGGCCGAGGTACTGCTGCACCACGTCGATCTCGACGCCGGCTTCGGCTGCGCGCAGTGGCCCCCGGACTTCGTCCGGGACCTGCTCGGCCGGGTGGTGGCGTCCTTCCGCGCCCGCGCGGACGCGCCGGCCGTGCGGCTGCTCGCCACCGACACCGGCGAGTGCCACGAGCCCGCCCCCGGCGACCGGCAGGCTCCGACGGTGGCCGGCCCGCAGGCCGAGCTGCTCGGCTGGCTGACCGGCCGCTCCGACGGGGCCGGGCTCGACCAGCGCGGGGCGGCTGCGCTGCCCGCGCTGCCGCCCCTCTACTGA
- a CDS encoding maleylpyruvate isomerase family mycothiol-dependent enzyme: protein MQWLEHERYLAALDADTAALAEAVADGDPEARVPACPDWDLGALVRHTGTVHRWAFHIVDTRATERPGWDDLPDAEAPADGAGLARWFESGSRRLAALLRERGPAEPVWGWAWERHTGFWARRMAQETLVHRIDAEQATGRASAVDADLAADNVDELLHNATARGARAFPNLKALAVTGAEPQEGDGTLHLHCTDTPGEWLLRRTAEGFAYDEGHAKGAAAVRGTARELLLWINRRGPAEVEVLGDTEVARLWSEGLVFD from the coding sequence GTGCAGTGGCTGGAACACGAGCGGTACCTGGCGGCGCTGGACGCGGACACGGCGGCCCTCGCCGAGGCGGTCGCCGACGGCGACCCGGAGGCCCGGGTGCCGGCCTGCCCGGACTGGGACCTCGGCGCGCTGGTCCGCCACACCGGGACGGTCCACCGCTGGGCCTTCCACATCGTCGACACCCGGGCGACGGAACGTCCCGGCTGGGACGACCTCCCCGACGCCGAGGCCCCGGCCGACGGCGCCGGACTCGCCCGCTGGTTCGAGAGCGGCAGCCGACGGCTGGCCGCGCTGCTGCGGGAACGCGGACCGGCGGAGCCGGTCTGGGGCTGGGCCTGGGAGCGGCACACCGGCTTCTGGGCCCGGCGGATGGCCCAGGAGACCCTGGTGCACCGGATCGACGCCGAGCAGGCAACCGGCAGGGCTTCGGCGGTGGACGCGGACCTCGCGGCCGACAATGTGGACGAGCTGCTGCACAACGCCACCGCCCGGGGCGCACGGGCCTTCCCCAACCTCAAGGCCCTGGCCGTCACCGGGGCGGAGCCGCAGGAGGGCGACGGCACCCTCCACCTCCACTGCACCGACACCCCGGGGGAGTGGCTGCTGCGCCGCACGGCGGAGGGCTTCGCCTACGACGAGGGCCACGCCAAGGGCGCAGCAGCGGTACGCGGCACCGCGCGCGAGCTCCTGCTCTGGATCAACCGACGCGGCCCGGCCGAGGTCGAGGTACTCGGCGACACCGAGGTAGCCCGCCTCTGGAGCGAGGGCCTGGTCTTCGACTGA
- a CDS encoding LLM class F420-dependent oxidoreductase, whose product MRLGLALGYWGAAPTEDFVGLAQEAERLGYGSVWTAEAWGSDVFTPLTWIAAHTSRIALGTAVAQMAARTPTATAMHAMTLDHLSGGRFTLGLGLSGPQVVEGWYGRPFPRSPLTSIREYVDVVRQVLRREKPVVLDGAYHPLPYPGQDGSGLGKPLKSILHPLRPDVPILLGAEGPRNIAQTARIADGWLPLYFSPERAHLYTDALAAARPGFTVAPLVHARVCTDVEAGLAPIRAMLGFYIGGMGARGRNFHADLMARMGYESEARRIQELFLAGQQAEAVAAVPAAFADEISLVGPRERIAERLEAWRAAPVTDLLLTSRDPQTLRTLAELVL is encoded by the coding sequence ATGCGCCTCGGTCTCGCTCTCGGCTACTGGGGTGCGGCCCCCACCGAGGACTTCGTCGGACTCGCCCAGGAGGCGGAACGCCTGGGCTACGGCTCGGTCTGGACCGCCGAGGCCTGGGGCTCCGACGTCTTCACCCCGCTCACCTGGATCGCTGCCCACACCAGCCGGATCGCGCTCGGCACCGCCGTCGCCCAGATGGCCGCCCGCACCCCCACCGCCACCGCGATGCACGCGATGACCCTCGACCACCTCTCCGGCGGCCGGTTCACGCTCGGCCTCGGCCTGTCCGGACCGCAGGTCGTGGAGGGCTGGTACGGCAGGCCGTTCCCGCGCTCCCCGCTCACCTCGATCCGCGAGTACGTCGACGTCGTCCGCCAGGTGCTGCGCCGCGAGAAGCCGGTGGTCCTCGACGGTGCCTACCACCCGCTCCCCTACCCGGGACAGGACGGCTCCGGCCTCGGCAAGCCGCTGAAGTCGATCCTGCACCCGCTGCGCCCGGACGTGCCGATCCTGCTGGGGGCCGAGGGCCCGCGCAACATCGCCCAGACCGCCCGGATCGCCGACGGCTGGCTGCCGCTGTACTTCTCCCCCGAGCGCGCCCACCTCTACACGGACGCCCTCGCCGCCGCCCGCCCCGGCTTCACCGTCGCCCCCCTGGTCCACGCCCGGGTCTGCACCGACGTGGAGGCCGGACTCGCCCCGATCCGGGCCATGCTGGGCTTCTACATCGGCGGCATGGGCGCGCGCGGCCGCAACTTCCACGCCGACCTGATGGCCCGGATGGGCTACGAGTCCGAGGCCCGCCGGATCCAGGAGCTGTTCCTGGCCGGGCAGCAGGCCGAGGCCGTGGCCGCCGTGCCCGCCGCCTTCGCCGACGAGATCTCGCTGGTCGGCCCGCGCGAGCGGATCGCCGAACGGCTCGAAGCCTGGCGCGCCGCCCCGGTCACCGACCTGCTGCTCACCAGCCGCGACCCGCAGACCCTGCGCACCCTGGCCGAACTGGTGCTCTGA
- a CDS encoding class I SAM-dependent methyltransferase: MLTVDFSRFPIAPGDRVLDLGCGGGRHAFEVYRRGGRVVALDRNAEEIREVKRWFEAMEQAGEAPAGASAVAMEGDALALPFPDDSFDKIIISEVMEHIPDDKGLLAEMVRVLKPGGSIAVTVPRWLPEKICWALSDAYHEVEGGHIRIYRGDELVGKMREAGLTPYGEHHAHALHSPYWWIKCAVGVDNDKALPVRAYHQLLVWDIVGTPVISSITKAAEAALNPLIGKSFVAYATKPQARTQELG, translated from the coding sequence GTGCTGACTGTCGACTTCTCCCGATTCCCGATCGCCCCCGGCGACCGGGTGCTCGACCTCGGCTGCGGTGGCGGCCGGCACGCCTTCGAGGTCTACCGGCGCGGCGGCCGGGTGGTCGCCCTGGACCGCAACGCCGAGGAGATCCGCGAGGTCAAGCGCTGGTTCGAGGCGATGGAGCAGGCCGGCGAGGCCCCGGCCGGCGCCTCCGCCGTCGCCATGGAGGGGGACGCGCTGGCGCTGCCCTTCCCCGACGACAGCTTCGACAAGATCATCATCTCCGAGGTGATGGAGCACATCCCGGACGACAAGGGCCTGTTGGCCGAGATGGTCCGGGTGCTCAAGCCCGGCGGCTCGATCGCCGTCACCGTCCCCCGCTGGCTGCCGGAGAAGATCTGCTGGGCCCTCTCGGACGCCTACCACGAGGTCGAGGGCGGACACATCCGGATCTACCGGGGCGACGAGCTGGTCGGGAAGATGCGCGAGGCCGGCCTCACCCCCTACGGCGAGCACCACGCCCACGCGCTGCACTCCCCGTACTGGTGGATCAAGTGCGCGGTCGGCGTCGACAACGACAAGGCGCTGCCGGTCCGGGCCTACCATCAGCTGCTGGTCTGGGACATCGTCGGCACGCCGGTCATCAGCAGCATCACCAAGGCCGCCGAGGCCGCGCTCAACCCGCTGATCGGCAAGAGCTTCGTCGCCTACGCGACCAAGCCGCAGGCCCGCACGCAGGAGCTCGGGTGA